A single Pirellulaceae bacterium DNA region contains:
- a CDS encoding c-type cytochrome: protein MSTVNSDSKWLETVISAGIIKITASLNRRRRKIWRSECRQTVGTKRHHRLATEAAFLPLALRLALVLVTTGCGQSKRNADAVAPAVRSTTAQLGLDSRRPAQKLSEYGLFQPIASQVPAANVVPFWLNGTSFLDGGQSEYLIYIPSGKSAHFRIDAPFDFPVGTVLIQHIRFPNANEPRAVGRLIETRLLIHKNFGWTGTSYLWNDDQSDAERAVTGGQTVISRVNRQEQVECFTYRTPNMNECKQCHVRNGQMAPIGVTARNLNRMMQTADGQVNQLIYWQRSGLLTGVPADTASLPLLPDWRDESVSLDGRARGWLDVNCAHCHSANGPAIVSGLDLSFDQTQPVRFGVYKPPVAAGRGSSGLRFSILPRDPDKSFLVHRIRSTELGVMMPPIGRSTADAQGIALMTRWIQNMQANEALANAALNPMAAYGDAVSGGDPERGRVIFVETQKCIQCHRVDQQGGSLGPNLSDVGMRTGPEYLLESIVDPSAKIVQGYKTEVVILSSGQIITGVVQAEDQYDLVLADLNATHKIEKAEIEERNTSDVSTMPSMANVLSIDQVRDLVAYLRTLKTPPATP, encoded by the coding sequence ATGTCAACCGTCAACAGCGATTCCAAGTGGTTGGAGACTGTCATCTCCGCTGGCATAATCAAAATTACAGCATCTTTGAACAGGCGGCGCAGGAAGATTTGGCGTAGCGAATGTCGCCAGACCGTGGGGACCAAGCGACACCACCGCCTGGCGACGGAGGCAGCATTTTTGCCGCTTGCCCTGCGGCTAGCTTTAGTTTTGGTCACTACAGGCTGTGGTCAATCCAAGCGTAACGCGGATGCAGTAGCGCCCGCCGTACGTTCCACGACTGCGCAGTTGGGATTGGACTCGCGCCGTCCGGCTCAAAAACTGTCTGAATACGGATTGTTTCAGCCAATTGCCTCGCAGGTGCCGGCTGCCAATGTCGTTCCCTTTTGGTTGAACGGAACAAGTTTTCTGGATGGTGGTCAGTCGGAATACTTGATCTACATCCCGTCGGGAAAATCGGCTCACTTCCGCATAGATGCCCCTTTCGACTTCCCCGTCGGCACAGTGCTCATTCAGCACATTCGGTTTCCAAATGCGAACGAACCTCGAGCTGTCGGACGACTGATTGAGACACGTCTCTTGATCCATAAAAACTTTGGCTGGACCGGCACTTCCTACCTGTGGAACGACGATCAAAGTGATGCTGAGCGGGCTGTGACCGGTGGTCAAACGGTGATCTCAAGAGTCAACCGACAAGAGCAAGTGGAATGCTTTACCTACCGTACTCCCAATATGAACGAGTGCAAGCAATGTCACGTCCGCAACGGACAGATGGCACCAATCGGCGTCACGGCTCGCAACTTGAATCGCATGATGCAAACCGCAGACGGACAAGTTAATCAATTGATCTACTGGCAACGATCTGGATTATTGACTGGTGTGCCTGCGGACACGGCCTCGTTGCCATTGCTGCCGGACTGGCGTGATGAATCCGTCAGCTTGGATGGGCGAGCGCGTGGTTGGCTGGATGTCAATTGTGCTCACTGCCACAGTGCGAATGGACCCGCGATCGTTTCGGGGCTTGACCTGTCGTTTGACCAAACGCAGCCGGTCCGCTTTGGTGTCTACAAGCCACCGGTGGCAGCGGGCCGAGGCTCCAGTGGACTTCGCTTTAGCATCTTGCCGCGAGATCCCGACAAATCGTTTCTGGTGCACCGAATTCGTTCTACCGAGTTAGGGGTAATGATGCCACCCATTGGGCGATCGACTGCTGACGCCCAGGGTATCGCGCTGATGACTCGCTGGATACAGAATATGCAGGCCAACGAAGCACTTGCCAATGCGGCGCTGAATCCCATGGCGGCTTACGGCGATGCTGTCAGTGGCGGCGATCCGGAGCGAGGACGCGTGATTTTTGTCGAAACCCAAAAGTGCATTCAGTGCCATCGCGTCGATCAGCAGGGAGGTAGCCTTGGTCCAAATCTGAGCGATGTTGGTATGCGCACCGGCCCAGAGTACCTGTTAGAGTCGATCGTCGATCCCAGCGCCAAAATCGTCCAGGGATACAAAACGGAAGTTGTGATTCTGTCATCGGGTCAGATAATAACCGGTGTGGTACAGGCCGAGGATCAATATGATTTGGTCTTGGCTGATTTGAATGCAACTCACAAAATCGAAAAGGCTGAAATTGAAGAGCGGAACACGTCCGATGTATCGACGATGCCGTCTATGGCGAACGTGCTGAGCATAGACCAAGTGCGCGATTTGGTGGCTTACCTGCGAACACTCAAGACACCTCCCGCAACCCCTTAG
- a CDS encoding enoyl-CoA hydratase/isomerase family protein: MAQLIDLTISGDVGVITINNPPVNALSPGVPDGIDAAIQKCCQDPAIKAMILIGGGRTFIAGADIKEFGKITSGQRQTGGTLTSMLPSIEQCPKPVIAAIHGTALGGGLETAMSCHYRVAVASAQVGQPEVKLGIIPGGGGTQRLPRLAGMIKAAQMCAGGEPISAAEAAAAGIVDRIVDGDLLTGALQFAGEIIAAGQPPRKTCDLPVPAYDAQELAQLKVAVAKRSRGLIAPVKAIEAVEAATLPFDQGMQREAEIFFECLYSDQSKSLIHVFFGEREVGKVPGISSDIPLLPIRKAAVIGAGTMGGGIAMNYANAGIPVLLKEASQELLDRGLNIIRKNYAATVAKGRLSQAQMDQRMSLIQPTLTYDSFSEVDIVVEAVFEGMELKKQIFAELDKVSKPDAILASNTSTLDIDSIAAATSRPQQVIGHHFFSPANVMRLLEIVRGKNTSPQVIATSMALAKTLKKVGVLVGNCFGFVGNRMVDPYMREAQFLVEEGASVQEVDAALVDFGMAMGPLAVGDLAGLDVSWRIRQETKHLIVPGTRQPLVCDVLCEQGRYGQKTGKGWYLYPQGSRTPVADPVVAELIEACAAKAGIQRRSVSSEEIVQRTIYALINEGAKILEEGIALRPVDIDIIYIYGYGFPAHRGGPMWYADTVGLAHVYKQICRFEQQHGASWTPAPLLKRLADAGQKFADMPK; this comes from the coding sequence ATGGCTCAACTGATTGATCTGACCATTAGCGGTGATGTAGGTGTAATAACCATCAACAATCCTCCGGTCAATGCGCTCAGCCCCGGCGTACCTGATGGCATTGATGCGGCAATTCAAAAATGTTGCCAAGACCCGGCGATCAAGGCCATGATCTTGATCGGCGGAGGACGCACCTTCATCGCCGGTGCAGATATCAAAGAGTTTGGCAAAATTACGTCTGGTCAGCGGCAGACAGGTGGCACGCTAACAAGCATGCTGCCGTCGATTGAACAATGCCCAAAACCGGTTATCGCCGCAATCCACGGCACGGCATTGGGTGGTGGATTGGAGACGGCGATGAGCTGTCACTATCGCGTGGCTGTCGCATCAGCCCAGGTCGGACAACCGGAAGTGAAACTGGGGATCATTCCCGGTGGCGGAGGAACTCAGCGTTTACCGCGTCTTGCCGGCATGATTAAGGCTGCACAGATGTGTGCTGGTGGCGAGCCGATCTCGGCGGCAGAGGCAGCCGCAGCTGGAATCGTAGACCGCATCGTCGACGGAGATTTATTGACGGGCGCACTGCAATTTGCTGGCGAGATCATTGCCGCTGGCCAACCTCCGCGCAAGACCTGTGATTTGCCTGTGCCGGCTTATGACGCCCAGGAATTGGCTCAACTGAAGGTGGCGGTAGCTAAGCGCTCGCGTGGTCTGATAGCTCCGGTGAAAGCCATTGAGGCCGTCGAGGCGGCCACGCTGCCCTTCGATCAAGGAATGCAGCGCGAAGCGGAGATCTTTTTTGAATGCCTGTACTCCGATCAATCAAAATCGCTGATTCACGTGTTCTTTGGCGAACGAGAGGTTGGCAAAGTCCCTGGAATCAGCAGCGATATTCCACTGTTGCCGATTCGTAAAGCCGCCGTGATTGGAGCTGGCACGATGGGGGGCGGCATCGCCATGAATTATGCTAACGCCGGCATCCCAGTTCTATTGAAAGAGGCGTCTCAGGAGCTGCTGGATCGTGGTTTGAACATCATCCGCAAGAACTACGCGGCAACAGTCGCCAAGGGACGACTGTCACAGGCGCAGATGGACCAGCGGATGAGCCTAATTCAGCCGACTTTAACCTACGATAGCTTCAGTGAAGTTGATATTGTTGTCGAAGCAGTCTTCGAGGGCATGGAACTGAAGAAACAGATATTCGCTGAACTGGATAAGGTTTCCAAACCGGATGCGATTTTGGCATCCAACACTTCGACACTGGATATCGATTCCATCGCCGCTGCTACCAGTCGACCTCAGCAGGTCATCGGTCATCATTTCTTCAGCCCCGCCAATGTGATGCGCTTGTTGGAAATCGTGCGTGGCAAGAACACAAGTCCTCAAGTGATCGCCACGTCAATGGCGCTGGCCAAAACGCTGAAGAAGGTTGGCGTGCTAGTGGGAAATTGCTTTGGATTCGTCGGCAATCGTATGGTTGATCCTTACATGCGAGAAGCTCAGTTTTTGGTGGAAGAGGGAGCCAGCGTTCAGGAGGTAGATGCGGCGTTGGTCGACTTTGGAATGGCTATGGGACCATTGGCTGTCGGAGATTTGGCCGGTTTGGATGTGAGCTGGCGCATTCGACAGGAGACCAAACACTTGATAGTACCTGGCACCAGGCAGCCGCTGGTTTGTGACGTGCTCTGCGAGCAAGGTCGTTACGGTCAAAAAACCGGCAAGGGTTGGTATCTATACCCACAGGGCAGTCGCACACCGGTAGCCGACCCTGTGGTCGCCGAGTTGATTGAAGCTTGCGCCGCCAAGGCCGGTATTCAGCGCCGCAGCGTCTCGTCAGAAGAAATTGTCCAGCGAACTATCTATGCGCTCATTAACGAAGGAGCCAAGATCCTTGAAGAAGGTATCGCACTGCGGCCGGTAGACATCGATATCATCTACATCTATGGCTATGGATTTCCAGCGCATCGCGGCGGGCCGATGTGGTATGCGGATACCGTCGGGCTGGCCCATGTCTACAAGCAGATATGCCGGTTCGAGCAGCAGCACGGTGCGTCATGGACTCCTGCGCCGCTGCTGAAGCGATTGGCCGACGCCGGGCAGAAGTTTGCAGACATGCCAAAGTAG
- the nhaR gene encoding transcriptional activator NhaR has protein sequence MNWLNYHHLLYFWTVSQEGSIASASRKLHVSPATISIQLRRLEKSLGVKLFEKSGRGLVLTEMGTAIQTYAQDIFSAGQEMLHMVQGRSTSGPPLLRVGVQDVVPKLIAYQLLAPTLNITGEYRLSCYEGDARSLISDLVVHKLDIVLSDTPIDPSMKVRAFSHLLGESEIVLVGINDLAKKAVRGFPKSLNSIPILLPMGTTALRRSLDIWFEEHQIRPIIHGEFEDSAMMKAMGKVGLGIFPIPSIISREVQKMYDVEEIKKLPGLTERYYALLIERKIKHPAVLSISENARRRRRYR, from the coding sequence TTGAACTGGCTGAACTACCACCATCTGCTGTATTTTTGGACGGTTTCGCAGGAAGGGTCTATTGCCAGCGCCAGTCGCAAGCTGCATGTCTCCCCAGCGACGATCAGTATCCAACTGCGTAGGTTGGAGAAGTCGCTGGGGGTCAAGCTGTTTGAGAAATCTGGACGTGGACTGGTACTCACCGAGATGGGAACCGCCATACAAACCTATGCTCAAGATATTTTTTCTGCCGGGCAGGAAATGTTGCATATGGTCCAAGGACGGTCTACCAGCGGACCGCCGCTTCTTCGCGTTGGCGTCCAGGATGTAGTACCCAAGTTGATCGCCTATCAACTCCTGGCACCCACGCTCAACATCACAGGCGAGTATCGTCTGTCATGTTACGAAGGTGATGCTCGCAGCTTGATTTCAGACTTGGTAGTTCACAAATTGGACATTGTCTTATCGGACACTCCCATCGATCCGTCGATGAAGGTTCGTGCCTTTTCACACTTGCTGGGAGAGTCCGAGATCGTTTTGGTCGGCATTAACGATCTCGCCAAAAAGGCTGTGAGAGGGTTCCCTAAGTCCCTCAATTCCATTCCCATCCTACTTCCCATGGGAACCACGGCCCTACGTCGATCATTGGATATTTGGTTCGAGGAACATCAGATTCGGCCAATAATCCACGGTGAATTCGAGGACAGCGCCATGATGAAAGCGATGGGTAAGGTTGGATTGGGCATCTTCCCTATACCTTCTATCATTAGCAGGGAAGTGCAGAAGATGTACGACGTCGAGGAGATCAAAAAATTACCGGGGCTAACCGAACGATATTACGCGTTATTGATCGAACGGAAAATTAAACACCCTGCCGTTCTGTCGATATCCGAAAATGCTCGTCGCAGGCGACGCTATCGGTAA
- a CDS encoding right-handed parallel beta-helix repeat-containing protein: MMTNKYLWSMTCLTGLLSLAGCGREATIAESGTAVDGKSVADVNLVKFSPGADVQKRVLEELILAEPGTVFEFDEGVYEFTDGLSLSVEGVTLRGRGMDKTIFSFKGQEAGAEGLYITSRGVTVQDLAIEDTKGNGLKSLKADNIVLRRVRAEWTGGPKATNGAYGLYPVSSENVLIEECVAIGASDAGIYVGQSKNVIVRNSQASYNVAGIEIENCHGADVYGNVATNNTGGVLVFDLPDLPVQRGHDVRVFDNKIFNNNTPNFAPEGNIVATVPTGTGVMVMANTNVEIFNNEIRDHQTTNTMIVSYLTTNIQIKDPNYYPYAEQIHIHNNTFGPGGNQPSGQGGLLIAAVTGSPIPDIVWDGVVNPEKMQDGQVIREAGLSIHSNNKTNGEVTFVNLGGLETLKNPVDAKPSRDITAYSEPFPSIAPIKIAGIE, from the coding sequence ATGATGACAAACAAGTATCTGTGGTCAATGACCTGCCTGACAGGTCTGTTATCTCTGGCCGGATGCGGCCGAGAAGCCACCATTGCCGAGTCTGGTACTGCGGTGGATGGCAAGTCTGTTGCCGATGTAAATTTAGTGAAGTTTAGCCCTGGCGCGGATGTTCAGAAGCGCGTGTTGGAAGAGTTGATTTTGGCCGAACCTGGGACAGTGTTTGAGTTCGACGAGGGGGTCTACGAGTTTACCGACGGACTGTCCTTGTCGGTCGAAGGCGTCACGCTACGGGGCCGCGGGATGGACAAGACGATCTTCAGCTTCAAAGGGCAAGAGGCCGGTGCCGAGGGCTTGTACATTACCAGTCGGGGGGTGACGGTTCAGGATTTGGCTATCGAGGATACCAAAGGCAACGGTCTGAAGTCGCTCAAAGCCGACAACATCGTGCTCCGCCGAGTTCGCGCAGAATGGACCGGTGGACCCAAGGCGACCAATGGTGCCTATGGGTTGTATCCGGTTAGTTCAGAGAACGTGTTGATCGAAGAGTGCGTTGCCATCGGCGCTTCGGACGCTGGAATTTACGTTGGCCAATCCAAGAATGTTATCGTTCGCAATAGCCAAGCATCCTACAACGTGGCCGGAATTGAAATTGAGAATTGTCATGGTGCCGATGTCTATGGCAACGTGGCGACCAACAACACGGGTGGCGTTCTGGTGTTTGATTTACCGGACTTGCCCGTACAGCGTGGACACGATGTCCGCGTTTTCGACAATAAGATATTCAACAACAACACGCCGAACTTTGCTCCCGAAGGCAACATCGTGGCAACCGTCCCTACAGGTACTGGTGTGATGGTCATGGCCAATACGAACGTAGAGATCTTTAACAACGAAATTCGGGACCATCAAACTACCAACACGATGATCGTCAGCTACTTGACCACCAACATTCAGATCAAAGACCCCAACTACTATCCGTATGCCGAACAGATTCATATTCACAATAACACGTTTGGCCCTGGCGGTAATCAGCCATCCGGCCAAGGGGGATTGTTGATTGCTGCCGTTACCGGCTCACCGATACCCGACATCGTCTGGGATGGCGTAGTCAATCCTGAAAAAATGCAGGATGGACAAGTCATCAGGGAAGCCGGATTGTCCATTCATAGCAACAATAAGACCAATGGCGAAGTAACGTTCGTTAACCTGGGTGGGCTGGAAACGCTAAAGAACCCGGTAGATGCCAAGCCTAGTCGTGATATCACCGCCTATTCCGAGCCATTCCCGTCGATCGCGCCAATCAAGATAGCCGGTATTGAATAA
- a CDS encoding S8 family serine peptidase, producing MTYRSLNRGCIGNKHCSKYWKRGPSACVGTVAILLTSVMATETHSQVGQPGVSSSNGGPTVFRGLDINELLGAYRFYDSGWSGFNSIVATVEGTVPDVNHQTMGNVTERFYGTGVSSSYQGNNHNHPTAVSHALSGTLGSDPTSTSYFGYGIAYDAVTWAGAISTGFASDGGYFLTNASTASVYSVIMHSGVGGRTADVINSSWWFGDWTGNHRDTIGVDGLASRTGKLLVNIAGNAGPGPNTVRGFGAGYNGITVGALDGDLGANSYSMLASASGRGPNDVAFASQPNNWSLIESTHSQRATVDLVAPGGQLTLARPSSGPNFYGVNLSGTSFAAPLVAGGAGLVIDAGRDVFGTTQSVDARVVKAVLLNSATQLPGWNNGQTLVGSIVTTTQALDFGQGAGRMNLDAAYDQYLTATHGGQASTADVAGIDQGSLGAVGAVGWDFGRVNALSVNSYHIESPLAGDSWLTATLTWFVDRNPGALADFSGAGEEHFANLDLSVFEFDNLTDRNRLRTVAESISLFNTVEHLRFSIVASGYYGIEVRYTDAHWNFVGQTQATYGLAWHGVAIPNPTSLLLLMESIALSVLFRVRGVSRSVATVLGCI from the coding sequence ATGACTTATCGAAGCTTGAATCGTGGCTGCATTGGGAACAAGCACTGCTCTAAGTACTGGAAGCGCGGGCCCTCTGCCTGTGTGGGGACGGTAGCCATATTGCTAACCAGTGTGATGGCCACAGAGACGCACAGTCAGGTTGGTCAGCCGGGTGTGTCGAGTTCCAATGGCGGTCCGACCGTTTTCAGAGGACTGGATATCAATGAATTATTGGGCGCATATCGCTTCTACGATTCCGGTTGGTCTGGATTCAATAGCATTGTGGCCACGGTGGAAGGTACTGTGCCCGACGTCAACCATCAAACGATGGGCAATGTTACAGAGAGGTTTTACGGGACAGGTGTTTCCAGCTCCTACCAAGGAAACAATCACAATCATCCGACGGCTGTGTCTCATGCACTCAGCGGTACACTCGGTAGCGATCCAACTTCCACTAGCTACTTTGGTTATGGCATTGCCTATGACGCAGTGACTTGGGCTGGAGCGATTTCGACTGGATTTGCATCCGATGGTGGGTATTTTCTGACCAATGCTTCAACGGCTTCTGTTTATTCGGTGATCATGCACAGTGGCGTAGGAGGCCGAACGGCAGATGTGATCAATAGCAGTTGGTGGTTTGGCGACTGGACCGGCAATCATCGCGACACCATCGGCGTGGATGGCCTGGCAAGTCGGACCGGAAAGTTACTGGTAAATATCGCAGGCAATGCCGGGCCAGGCCCCAACACCGTGCGCGGCTTCGGTGCCGGATACAACGGCATTACCGTGGGAGCGCTGGACGGCGACTTGGGTGCGAATTCTTATTCGATGCTTGCCAGCGCATCAGGCCGAGGCCCCAATGATGTGGCCTTTGCCAGTCAGCCCAATAATTGGTCACTAATTGAGAGCACTCATTCACAACGAGCCACCGTTGATTTGGTTGCTCCCGGAGGGCAGTTGACGCTGGCGCGCCCGTCAAGTGGTCCGAATTTCTATGGCGTAAATTTGTCGGGAACCAGTTTTGCGGCACCCCTGGTGGCTGGTGGAGCCGGACTGGTAATCGACGCTGGCCGCGATGTCTTTGGTACAACCCAGTCGGTTGATGCACGCGTCGTCAAAGCGGTGCTTTTAAACTCGGCAACGCAGCTGCCTGGCTGGAACAACGGTCAAACTCTAGTGGGCAGCATAGTGACCACCACTCAGGCGTTGGATTTTGGTCAAGGCGCTGGGCGCATGAATTTGGATGCAGCCTACGATCAATATCTGACTGCGACTCATGGCGGCCAGGCCAGCACGGCTGATGTTGCAGGCATCGATCAAGGAAGCCTCGGTGCGGTTGGTGCCGTGGGCTGGGACTTTGGGCGAGTCAACGCCCTGAGTGTCAACTCGTATCACATCGAGTCGCCGTTGGCCGGCGATTCATGGTTGACCGCTACGCTGACCTGGTTTGTCGATCGCAATCCCGGAGCGCTCGCCGACTTCAGCGGTGCGGGTGAAGAACATTTTGCGAATTTGGACTTGAGCGTATTCGAATTCGATAATCTGACCGATCGCAATCGACTGCGCACCGTGGCTGAGTCAATCAGTCTATTCAACACGGTCGAACACTTGAGATTTTCGATTGTCGCGAGTGGCTATTACGGCATTGAGGTCCGCTACACTGACGCTCACTGGAACTTTGTCGGTCAAACGCAGGCAACCTACGGGCTTGCCTGGCATGGAGTCGCCATTCCGAATCCCACTTCGCTGCTGCTATTGATGGAATCAATAGCACTTTCCGTGCTATTTCGGGTTCGAGGCGTTTCGAGATCAGTTGCAACAGTATTGGGATGTATTTGA
- a CDS encoding beta-propeller fold lactonase family protein, with product MSEVSGFVCCGARWRMWCLLIVMFLVQRGWCQVPTAIEAQHVVVYHEPGRFGGWPANHGIWSWGNEILVGYARGYHKDLGQERHNIDRDRPEQHWLARSLDGGATWTLEHPMDKGQLIPCGEALHGTETPGVPIPELMQCPGGIDFKHPDFALVAKMESSNAGRSRFFYSYNRGHDWTGPFALPNFGTAGTAARTDYIVDGQHTLTMFLTAAKPDNREGRPLAVRTTDGGKSWEMLSWIDPLPEGFAIMPATVRLSDRELLTAVRRRTGSRRWITTYRSLDDGHSWQNAGDPVSDLGEGNPPAMIRLRDGRLCLTYGYRAAPYYIAARLSADQGRSWSDEIVLRTGGANRDIGYPRIVQRPDGKIVVVYYFNDLQTGPERYIAATVWNPDNVGPAPAQESPLQLQNSVTTQPSVTKAFGPQPDADSLSPLMAYVGTFSSPLKDTLPTQVDLPPGNGRGIHIFQVDRQTGALTERGVFPLGTSPSCLAASADGTRLYSANETDRLGPDKHGSISSFAVDRSTGQLTLLNTMDAGGAGPTYVSLHPTGQHLLVANYFGGSVAVLPIQADGTLSPPSHVVQDQGTIGPSVAQHAPPGSFAFSGHDRTHAHMIQADPSGKFALHVDLGLDKIFVSRFDAGTGRLHPNDPPFFNLPPGDGPRHFHFHPNGRWLYCIQEEGSTVVLFDFDQASGRLSERQTISTLPQQFAGSNFCSEILVSHDGRFVYAGNRLYDTIAIFEVGADGRLSYRGEQWTRGNYPRSFTFDPSGSFLYCCNQRADNVAVFRVNRGDGQLEFTGQFVPVGNPSHVLMLELK from the coding sequence ATGTCTGAAGTGTCTGGATTCGTATGTTGCGGCGCGCGCTGGCGGATGTGGTGTCTGCTGATTGTTATGTTCTTGGTTCAGCGCGGGTGGTGCCAGGTGCCGACGGCTATCGAGGCGCAGCATGTGGTGGTATATCACGAGCCTGGGCGTTTCGGCGGTTGGCCGGCAAATCATGGTATCTGGTCGTGGGGCAATGAGATTCTGGTTGGCTATGCGCGTGGCTATCACAAAGACCTGGGACAAGAGCGGCATAACATCGATCGTGATCGACCCGAACAACATTGGCTAGCGCGCAGCTTAGATGGCGGAGCAACATGGACATTGGAACATCCGATGGACAAAGGTCAGTTGATTCCCTGCGGCGAGGCGCTGCATGGAACGGAAACGCCGGGCGTCCCAATTCCAGAACTGATGCAGTGTCCAGGAGGAATTGACTTCAAGCATCCTGATTTTGCGCTGGTAGCTAAAATGGAAAGCTCCAATGCGGGACGGTCGCGATTCTTCTATTCCTACAATCGTGGCCACGACTGGACCGGCCCTTTCGCCCTGCCAAATTTCGGAACTGCTGGCACGGCGGCTCGCACAGATTATATCGTCGACGGACAGCATACGCTGACGATGTTTTTGACTGCAGCCAAGCCAGATAACCGCGAGGGCCGGCCGCTGGCGGTGCGTACCACGGATGGTGGTAAGTCGTGGGAGATGCTGTCGTGGATCGACCCGCTTCCCGAAGGCTTTGCAATCATGCCCGCCACAGTGCGTCTGTCTGACCGTGAGCTATTGACTGCCGTGCGCAGGCGAACCGGCTCGCGGCGCTGGATTACAACTTATCGATCGCTGGATGACGGTCACTCGTGGCAAAATGCTGGTGATCCAGTGTCGGATTTAGGCGAAGGCAATCCACCTGCCATGATCCGCCTGCGCGACGGTCGACTGTGTTTGACCTATGGCTATCGTGCCGCACCTTATTACATTGCCGCGAGACTGAGTGCCGATCAAGGGCGCAGTTGGAGCGATGAAATTGTGCTGCGCACCGGTGGTGCCAATCGCGATATCGGCTATCCGCGCATAGTCCAGCGACCAGACGGTAAAATTGTGGTCGTTTACTATTTCAATGACCTGCAGACTGGTCCCGAACGATATATTGCAGCTACGGTTTGGAATCCAGACAATGTCGGTCCTGCTCCGGCCCAAGAAAGTCCTCTCCAGTTGCAAAATTCTGTGACTACGCAACCGTCGGTTACAAAGGCATTTGGGCCGCAGCCTGACGCTGATTCGCTCAGTCCACTAATGGCATACGTTGGCACGTTCAGCTCGCCGCTGAAAGACACCTTGCCCACGCAAGTCGATTTGCCGCCAGGCAATGGTCGTGGCATTCACATCTTCCAAGTCGATCGGCAGACTGGAGCACTGACCGAGCGCGGTGTTTTTCCGCTTGGTACAAGCCCAAGTTGTTTGGCGGCCAGCGCCGACGGTACTCGGCTGTATAGCGCCAACGAAACTGATCGCCTGGGACCAGACAAGCATGGCTCGATCAGCAGCTTCGCCGTTGATCGGTCCACTGGACAATTAACGTTATTGAATACTATGGACGCCGGTGGTGCTGGACCAACCTACGTTAGCCTGCATCCCACTGGTCAACATCTGCTGGTGGCCAACTATTTCGGTGGCAGTGTGGCGGTGCTACCCATACAGGCAGACGGAACATTGAGTCCACCGAGCCATGTGGTCCAAGATCAGGGAACCATCGGTCCCAGCGTTGCGCAGCACGCACCACCGGGCAGTTTCGCCTTCAGCGGCCATGATCGAACTCACGCACACATGATTCAAGCGGACCCCTCTGGGAAATTTGCGCTGCATGTAGACCTCGGACTTGACAAGATATTTGTGTCGCGATTTGACGCTGGCACAGGACGTTTGCACCCCAACGATCCGCCATTTTTCAACCTGCCTCCGGGGGACGGCCCACGCCATTTTCATTTCCATCCCAACGGGCGGTGGCTGTATTGCATTCAGGAAGAGGGTTCGACAGTCGTGTTGTTCGACTTTGACCAAGCCAGTGGCAGGCTGAGTGAACGTCAAACGATTTCAACCTTGCCTCAACAGTTCGCAGGCAGTAATTTTTGCTCTGAGATTTTGGTTTCCCACGATGGGCGATTTGTTTACGCTGGCAACCGACTTTACGACACGATCGCCATCTTTGAAGTTGGAGCGGATGGACGTTTGAGTTATCGCGGCGAGCAGTGGACGCGTGGGAATTATCCTCGCAGCTTTACCTTCGACCCCAGTGGTAGTTTTTTGTACTGCTGTAATCAACGTGCCGACAATGTCGCTGTTTTTCGCGTTAATCGCGGCGACGGGCAATTGGAATTTACTGGGCAGTTTGTGCCAGTGGGCAATCCTTCACATGTGTTAATGTTAGAACTAAAGTAG
- a CDS encoding sigma-70 family RNA polymerase sigma factor yields the protein MDQNELTIAQQWQRVVRGDAHEFAAIVDQYKNLLTSIAYSSIGDFSASEDIAQETFFVAWQSRNELRDPGKLPSWLSAIARNLTKQWVRKRSSKSWASVEADLTSVTQDAPHPSEQLVSDEEMQLVWSALEAIPETCREVPSCTIGNLSQLLTWHWL from the coding sequence ATGGATCAAAACGAACTTACGATTGCTCAGCAATGGCAACGAGTCGTGCGAGGTGATGCTCACGAGTTTGCTGCGATTGTTGATCAATACAAAAACCTGCTCACGAGCATTGCTTACTCGTCGATCGGCGATTTTTCAGCCAGCGAAGACATTGCTCAGGAGACTTTCTTCGTCGCGTGGCAATCTAGAAACGAGTTGCGAGATCCCGGCAAGTTGCCCAGCTGGCTTAGCGCTATTGCTCGAAACTTGACGAAACAGTGGGTCAGAAAACGATCGTCCAAGTCCTGGGCATCCGTCGAGGCTGATTTAACCAGCGTAACACAGGATGCACCACATCCATCAGAGCAGCTTGTATCCGACGAAGAAATGCAGTTGGTATGGAGTGCACTCGAAGCGATTCCAGAAACTTGCCGCGAAGTACCATCCTGTACTATCGGGAATCTCAGTCAATTACTAACGTGGCATTGGCTCTAG